Genomic DNA from Patescibacteria group bacterium:
CAAGCAACTGACCGAACACTTAAAAAAACACAAACATGACCATTCTTCCCGGCGGGGTCTTTTAAAAAAAGTCGGGGAAAGGCGCAGATTATTAAAATACCTCCAAAAAGAGGATGAAAAATCTTTCAAAGATCTGACTTCCCGGCTCAAATTAAAAATCGCCAAAAGGATGCAGGAAGAGGAAGATGAGAGAATAAGAATAGAAGAAGAATTAAATAAAAAAGATGAGATAAAGGCGGAGGAAGAAGAAGAGACGCAAGAAACAGCCAAGGAAGAGGAATAATATAATTACAAATTCATAAATAATTTAAAAAATAAGTTCCAATTTGTGTTATTCGTGATTGATTTGTGAATTTGTAATAACTTTTTATGATAAAGCATGAAGAACAACGGGTGGGTGTTTTTGTTGATGTATCCAATATGTATCACTCCGCCAAAAATTTATACGGCAAAAAGGTTAACTTTAAAGAAATTTTAAAGGAAGCCGTGGCTGGACGAAAATTAATCCGGGCCACGACCTATGTAATAAAAACCGAAAGCGAGGAAGAAATCCATTTTTTTGAAGCCTTGAGCCAGCAGGGATTTGAAGTAAGAATGAAAGATCTGCAAATTTTCGCCGGTGGCATGAAGAAAGCGGACTGGGACGTGGGCATAGCGGTTGACGCCATAAAGCTGGCTAACAAGCTTGATGTTATTATTTTAGTCACCGGCGATGGCGACTATCTGCCCTTGGTGAGTTATCTGCAAAATACCAAGGGTTGC
This window encodes:
- a CDS encoding NYN domain-containing protein, producing the protein MIKHEEQRVGVFVDVSNMYHSAKNLYGKKVNFKEILKEAVAGRKLIRATTYVIKTESEEEIHFFEALSQQGFEVRMKDLQIFAGGMKKADWDVGIAVDAIKLANKLDVIILVTGDGDYLPLVSYLQNTKGCLVEVMAFRQTASSKLIEEADDFTNLSDNKKYLR